Proteins encoded by one window of Vitis riparia cultivar Riparia Gloire de Montpellier isolate 1030 chromosome 11, EGFV_Vit.rip_1.0, whole genome shotgun sequence:
- the LOC117925687 gene encoding putative leucine-rich repeat receptor-like serine/threonine-protein kinase At2g24130, which translates to MGLSRFSPLISFLYCLIAVLVGVYSEENARIFHDRASLLAFLSRVVLDPENTLKSWNSSGVHVCNWSGVRCNNGRDRVIELDLRSQALRGTISPAISNLSFLRVLDLSGNFFEGEIPAEIGALFRLQQLSLSSNLLRGKIPAELGLLRELVYLNLGSNQLVGEIPVSLFCNGSSPLEYVDFSNNSLSGEIPLKKNCELKELRFLLLWSNRLVGHVPQALSNSTKLEWLDVESNLLSGELPSGIVQKMPNLQILYLSYNDFVSHDGNTNLEPFFASLVNCSNFQELELGGNNLGGEIPSIIGDLSTSLVQIHLDENLIYGPIPADISRLVNLTLLNLSSNLLNGSLPSELSPMGRLERIYLSNNSLSGEIPSAFGDIPHLGLLDLSKNKLSGSIPDSFANLSQLRRLLLYENQLSGTIPPSLGKCINLEILDLSHNRISGMIPSEVAGLRSLKLYLNLSSNHLQGPIPLELSKMDMLLAMDLSSNNLSGTIPTQLRSCIALEYLNLSGNVLQGPLPVSIGQLPYLQELDVSSNQLIGEIPQSLQASSTLKCLNFSFNNFSGNISNKGSFSSLTMDSFLGNVGLCGSIKGMPNCRRKRAYHLVLLPILLSIFATPILCIFGYPFMHKSGIRRPLAIFNGTDMEEGEQERKELKYPRITHRQLVEATGGFSSSSLIGSGRFGHVYKGVLRDNTRIAVKVLDSRIAAEVSGSFKRECQVLKRTRHRNLIRIITICSKPDFKALVLPLMSNGCLERHLYPGRDLGHGLNLVQLVSICSDVAEGVAYLHHYSPVRVVHCDLKPSNILLDEDMTALVTDFGIAKLVSGDEGTSANDSTSYSSTDGLLCGSIGYIAPEYGLGKRASTQGDVYSFGVLLLEIVTGKRPTDVLFHDGSSLHEWVKSQYPYKLEPIVEQALTRATPPATPVNCSRIWRDAILELIELGLICTQYIPATRPSMLDVANEMVRLKQYLCNHSSQMIEEA; encoded by the exons ATGGGCTTGAGTAGATTTTCTCCATTAATCAGTTTTCTTTACTGTCTCATTGCTGTTTTGGTTGGAGTATATAGTGAGGAAAATGCTCGAATTTTTCATGATCGAGCATCGCTTCTTGCCTTCCTGTCTCGGGTTGTTTTAGACCCTGAAAACACGCTTAAGAGCTGGAACTCTTCTGGCGTTCATGTCTGCAACTGGTCCGGAGTAAGGTGCAACAATGGCAGAGATCGAGTGATTGAACTCGACCTAAGAAGCCAGGCCCTTCGGGGCACCATTTCACCGGCTATATCCAACCTTTCCTTCTTAAGGGTTCTTGATTTGTCTGGTAACTTCTTTGAAGGTGAGATTCCAGCAGAGATAGGCGCACTTTTCAGGCTCCAACAGCTGAGTTTATCGTCGAATCTTCTTCGAGGGAAGATTCCAGCTGAATTAGGCTTGCTTCGTGAGCTCGTGTATCTGAATTTGGGAAGTAACCAGCTGGTGGGTGAGATTCCAGTCTCACTTTTCTGCAATGGATCTTCTCCTTTGGAGTATGTAGACTTCTCCAACAATTCTCTCAGTGGTGAAATTCCTTTGAAGAAGAACTGTGAGCTCAAGGAATTAAGGTTTCTTCTGCTTTGGTCGAATCGACTTGTAGGTCATGTTCCACAAGCCCTTTCCAACTCCACTAAGCTGGAATGGCTTGACGTGGAATCGAACTTGCTAAGCGGGGAGTTGCCGTCAGGAATTGTACAGAAAATGCCGAATTTACAGATACTCTATCTGTCGTATAATGACTTTGTAAGCCATGATGGTAACACCAACCTTGAACCTTTTTTCGCTTCTTTAGTTAATTGTTCTAACTTTCAAGAACTCGAGTTAGGAGGAAACAATCTTGGTGGAGAGATACCTTCTATTATTGGTGATCTTTCTACTAGTCTTGTACAGATTCATCTTGATGAGAATCTCATCTATGGTCCAATTCCTGCTGATATTTCAAGGCTTGTCAATCTCACCCTCTTGAACTTGTCTAGTAATCTCTTAAATGGTTCTCTTCCATCAGAGCTGTCCCCAATGGGAAGGCTGGAGAGGATTTATTTGTCCAATAACTCGCTCTCTGGTGAGATTCCATCAGCTTTTGGTGACATTCCTCATCTGGGTCTTCTAGACTTATCGAAAAACAAGCTCTCTGGTTCAATCCCAGATAGTTTTGCCAATCTCTCACAGCTGAGAAGGCTGTTGCTTTATGAAAATCAGCTCTCAGGAACAATACCGCCAAGTCTAGGAAAATGCATTAACTTAGAAATTCTAGACCTTTCTCACAATAGAATTTCAGGTATGATTCCTAGTGAAGTTGCAGGCCTGCGGAGCTTGAAACTGTACTTGAATCTGTCTAGCAATCACTTACAAGGGCCCATACCATTAGAGCTGAGTAAAATGGATATGCTACTAGCTATGGATCTCTCATCGAACAACCTGTCTGGCACAATCCCCACACAGCTACGAAGCTGCATTGCTCTAGAGTACCTCAACCTTTCGGGTAATGTCTTACAAGGACCACTTCCAGTTTCAATAGGGCAGTTGCCTTATCTTCAAGAACTCGATGTATCTTCAAACCAATTGATTGGAGAAATACCGCAATCTCTGCAGGCATCTTCAACTCTCAAGTGCCTGAATTTCTCCTTCAACAATTTCTCAGGGAACATATCAAACAAGGGGTCATTTTCCTCACTGACCATGGATTCTTTCCTGGGAAACGTTGGCCTTTGTGGGTCAATAAAAGGCATGCCAAACTGCCGAAGGAAACGTGCTTACCATTTGGTCCTTTTGCCAATTCTCCTTTCAATATTTGCCACTCCCATATTGTGCATATTTGGGTACCCGTTCATGCACAAATCAGGAATCAGAAGGCCATTGGCAATATTTAATGGCACAGACATGGAAGAAGGAGAACAGGAAAGGAAAGAGCTCAAGTACCCCAGAATCACTCATAGGCAACTGGTTGAAGCCACCGGCGGCTTCAGCAGTTCAAGTCTGATTGGCTCAGGTCGTTTTGGGCATGTCTACAAGGGAGTTCTTCGAGATAATACAAGAATTGCTGTGAAGGTATTGGATTCAAGAATAGCTGCAGAAGTTTCGGGGAGCTTTAAAAGAGAATGCCAAGTTCTGAAGAGAACCAGGCACCGAAATTTAATAAGGATCATTACAATTTGTAGCAAACCAGACTTCAAGGCTCTTGTTCTTCCACTTATGTCCAATGGCTGCCTGGAAAGGCATCTCTACCCAGGCAGAGACTTGGGCCATGGACTGAATTTGGTTCAGTTGGTCAGCATCTGCAGTGACGTAGCTGAAGGAGTGGCCTATCTGCATCATTATTCTCCTGTTAGAGTTGTGCACTGTGATCTCAAACCAAGCAATATTCTTCTCGATGAGGACATGACGGCTTTGGTAACCGATTTTGGGATTGCAAAGTTGGTAAGCGGAGATGAGGGGACTTCTGCTAATGATTCAACTTCCTACAGCTCTACTGATGGCTTGCTATGTGGATCAATTGGCTATATTGCTCCTG AGTATGGATTGGGAAAGCGGGCATCGACCCAGGGAGATGTTTACAGTTTTGGGGTCCTTCTGTTAGAGATTGTGACAGGGAAGCGTCCCACTGATGTTCTTTTCCACGATGGTTCAAGCTTACATGAATGGGTGAAGAGTCAGTACCCATATAAGCTTGAGCCTATAGTTGAACAAGCATTGACAAGAGCTACACCACCTGCCACACCAGTTAATTGCAGCAGAATATGGCGTGATGCCATCTTGGAATTGATTGAGCTCGGTCTTATCTGCACACAATATATACCTGCAACAAGACCTAGCATGTTAGATGTAGCCAATGAAATGGTTCGTTTGAAGCAATATCTCTGTAATCATTCCTCACAAATGATCGAGGAGGCTTAA
- the LOC117925688 gene encoding uncharacterized protein LOC117925688 isoform X2, translated as MAESNTSLGTPETDMTTLKEALWAQQQLLQKLYSELDEEREASATAASETLSMILRLQGEKAAVKMEASQYKRMAEERMCHAEKSLSLFEELIYQKEMEIASLEFQVQAYRCKLLSMGYSDPVAGDTRFPDNLLLQRNESLVGDTSVNDIVRRSNSLPSIRLKDSYHKKAIIERERSMIPLIPRIVEENMDQELGDQNLDLEKKSENSSAVGDYDSYWEQIRRLDKKVKELSDCKDSSRGGKSANLKAGSRSSLPSQVSMTSYDLTSGDITTKSGKVNHPGGFLEDGGITNSACAFGVHDIFEVPKAIKNHKSCERMKKEQSKLILEDEDRLLMPDSVSKEAAESYIRDETDWEKESFLSANHENRLIKPKHGMAFESDLAFPCSTIGVAECQAEFQQLVRRMKQLEDEREIIRQDNGGEEELKLLREIHEKLNLIQSEIRSLRPKKRSPPPDDPALVSLMEVYIVCR; from the exons ATGGCTGAAAGTAACACAAGTTTGGGGACGCCAGAAACTGATATGACAACTTTAAAAGAAGCCCTTTGGGCTCAGCAACAGCTACTTCAAAAACTTTACTCTGAGTTGGATGAGGAGCGAGAAGCCTCGGCTACTGCAGCAAGTGAAACTCTATCCATGATATTGCGTCTGCAAGGAGAAAAGGCTGCAGTGAAGATGGAAGCAAGTCAATATAAGAGAATGGCTGAAGAAAGGATGTGCCACGCTGAGAAGTCGCTTTCACTTTTTGAGGAACTAATCTATcagaaagaaatggaaattgCATCTCTGGAGTTCCAAGTTCAGGCTTATAGGTGCAAACTTCTAAGCATGGGTTATAGTGATCCGGTTGCGGGTGACACAAGGTTTCCAGACAATCTGTTGTTGCAAAGAAATGAATCACTTGTTGGGGACACGAGTGTTAATGACATTGTTAGAAGGAGCAATTCTCTGCCTTCAATTCGACTGAAAGATTCATATCACAAGAAGGCTATTATTGAAAGAGAAAGGTCTATGATCCCATTGATTCCTAGGATAGTAGAAGAAAATATGGACCAAGAACTTGGTGATCAGAACTTGGATCTGGAGAAGAAATCAGAGAACTCCTCTGCAGTTGGAGATTATGATTCATATTGGGAACAGATCAGGAGGTTAGACAAAAAGGTGAAAGAGTTATCAGATTGTAAAGATTCTTCTAGAGGAGGTAAATCAGCAAATTTGAAGGCTGGGTCTAGGTCGTCATTACCTTCACAAGTGAGCATGACATCTTATGATCTAACAAGCGGAGACATAACCACAAAATCAGGCAAAGTTAACCATCCTGGAGGTTTTTTAGAAGATGGAGGAATTACAAACTCAGCTTGTGCTTTTGGTGTCCATGATATTTTTGAAGTTCCAAAAGCAATTAAGAACCACAAGAGCTGTGAGCGGATGAAGAAAGAACAGAGTAAATTGATCTTGGAAGATGAAGATAGACTCCTAATGCCAGATTCAGTCTCTAAGGAGGCTGCCGAATCATATATAAGAGATGAAACTGACTGGGAAAAGGAAAGCTTTCTGAGTGCAAACCATgaaaatagattaattaaacCAAAACATGGGATGGCCTTTGAAAGTGATTTGGCTTTCCCTTGCTCTACAATTGGTGTTGCTGAATGTCAGGCTGAGTTTCAACAGCTTGTTAGGAGAATGAAGCAGCTTGAGGATGAGCGGGAGATTATAAGGCAAGATAATGGAGGGGAAGAAGAATTGAAGTTGTTGAGAGAGATACATGAGAAACTCAATTTAATACAGTCCGAAATAAGAAGTTTGAGACCCAAGAAGAGGTCCCCTCCACCAGATGATCCAGCCCTAGTTTCTCTCATGGAG GTATATATTGTGTGCAGATAA
- the LOC117925688 gene encoding uncharacterized protein LOC117925688 isoform X1 gives MAESNTSLGTPETDMTTLKEALWAQQQLLQKLYSELDEEREASATAASETLSMILRLQGEKAAVKMEASQYKRMAEERMCHAEKSLSLFEELIYQKEMEIASLEFQVQAYRCKLLSMGYSDPVAGDTRFPDNLLLQRNESLVGDTSVNDIVRRSNSLPSIRLKDSYHKKAIIERERSMIPLIPRIVEENMDQELGDQNLDLEKKSENSSAVGDYDSYWEQIRRLDKKVKELSDCKDSSRGGKSANLKAGSRSSLPSQVSMTSYDLTSGDITTKSGKVNHPGGFLEDGGITNSACAFGVHDIFEVPKAIKNHKSCERMKKEQSKLILEDEDRLLMPDSVSKEAAESYIRDETDWEKESFLSANHENRLIKPKHGMAFESDLAFPCSTIGVAECQAEFQQLVRRMKQLEDEREIIRQDNGGEEELKLLREIHEKLNLIQSEIRSLRPKKRSPPPDDPALVSLMEAMLCFWL, from the exons ATGGCTGAAAGTAACACAAGTTTGGGGACGCCAGAAACTGATATGACAACTTTAAAAGAAGCCCTTTGGGCTCAGCAACAGCTACTTCAAAAACTTTACTCTGAGTTGGATGAGGAGCGAGAAGCCTCGGCTACTGCAGCAAGTGAAACTCTATCCATGATATTGCGTCTGCAAGGAGAAAAGGCTGCAGTGAAGATGGAAGCAAGTCAATATAAGAGAATGGCTGAAGAAAGGATGTGCCACGCTGAGAAGTCGCTTTCACTTTTTGAGGAACTAATCTATcagaaagaaatggaaattgCATCTCTGGAGTTCCAAGTTCAGGCTTATAGGTGCAAACTTCTAAGCATGGGTTATAGTGATCCGGTTGCGGGTGACACAAGGTTTCCAGACAATCTGTTGTTGCAAAGAAATGAATCACTTGTTGGGGACACGAGTGTTAATGACATTGTTAGAAGGAGCAATTCTCTGCCTTCAATTCGACTGAAAGATTCATATCACAAGAAGGCTATTATTGAAAGAGAAAGGTCTATGATCCCATTGATTCCTAGGATAGTAGAAGAAAATATGGACCAAGAACTTGGTGATCAGAACTTGGATCTGGAGAAGAAATCAGAGAACTCCTCTGCAGTTGGAGATTATGATTCATATTGGGAACAGATCAGGAGGTTAGACAAAAAGGTGAAAGAGTTATCAGATTGTAAAGATTCTTCTAGAGGAGGTAAATCAGCAAATTTGAAGGCTGGGTCTAGGTCGTCATTACCTTCACAAGTGAGCATGACATCTTATGATCTAACAAGCGGAGACATAACCACAAAATCAGGCAAAGTTAACCATCCTGGAGGTTTTTTAGAAGATGGAGGAATTACAAACTCAGCTTGTGCTTTTGGTGTCCATGATATTTTTGAAGTTCCAAAAGCAATTAAGAACCACAAGAGCTGTGAGCGGATGAAGAAAGAACAGAGTAAATTGATCTTGGAAGATGAAGATAGACTCCTAATGCCAGATTCAGTCTCTAAGGAGGCTGCCGAATCATATATAAGAGATGAAACTGACTGGGAAAAGGAAAGCTTTCTGAGTGCAAACCATgaaaatagattaattaaacCAAAACATGGGATGGCCTTTGAAAGTGATTTGGCTTTCCCTTGCTCTACAATTGGTGTTGCTGAATGTCAGGCTGAGTTTCAACAGCTTGTTAGGAGAATGAAGCAGCTTGAGGATGAGCGGGAGATTATAAGGCAAGATAATGGAGGGGAAGAAGAATTGAAGTTGTTGAGAGAGATACATGAGAAACTCAATTTAATACAGTCCGAAATAAGAAGTTTGAGACCCAAGAAGAGGTCCCCTCCACCAGATGATCCAGCCCTAGTTTCTCTCATGGAG GCAATGCTGTGCTTTTGGCTTTAA
- the LOC117924557 gene encoding calcineurin subunit B-like, translated as MGTTSSTLTQYDIEEVQEHCNHTFSQQEIASLYQRFCQLDRNGGGFIAADEFLSVPEFAVNPLSQRLLRMLDGLNFKEFVAFLSAFSSRATLQQKIEFIFKVYDSSANGKVTFDDMLNVLRDLTGQFISEKQREEVLTQVLEEAGYNKNSLLVLSDFVKILGNPDLKMEVEVPVD; from the exons ATGGGCACTACATCTTCCACGCTCACCCAGTACGACATCGAAGAAGTCCAAGAACACTGCAATCACACCT TTTCGCAGCAAGAGATTGCTTCTCTGTATCAGAGGTTTTGCCAACTCGATCGGAATGGTGGTGGCTTCATCGCTGCGGATGAGTTCTTGTCCGTACCTGAGTTCGCTGTCAATCCTCTCTCTCAG AGATTATTGAGGATGCTTGATGGATTGAATTTTAAGGAATTTGTAGCATTCTTGTCTGCCTTCAGCTCTCGGGCAACCTTGCAACAGAAAATTGAAT TCATCTTCAAGGTGTATGATTCTTCCGCAAATGGGAAGGTTACATTTGATGATATGTTGAATGTTTTGAGGGACTTGACAGGACAATTTATTTCTGAGAAACAGAGAGAG GAAGTTCTGACCCAGGTCCTTGAGGAAGCTGGCTACAACAAAAATTCTTTGTTAGTTCTCTCAGATTTTGTGAAG ATCCTTGGCAACCCTGATTTGAAAATGGAGGTTGAAGTCCCTGTGGATTAA